From Zingiber officinale cultivar Zhangliang chromosome 5B, Zo_v1.1, whole genome shotgun sequence, the proteins below share one genomic window:
- the LOC121986903 gene encoding MAP7 domain-containing protein 1-like yields MPSAEVLYRASEVLPLPLDDLEIMRRSRAILGRRLLPHLGSAVVGAATQPAPSPALHAASPSSAALSRGRGQATRPVRSAFRGASRSSRRGRAALHRAGPSSSGRGDTDRGAAASSLGQPCSDDSDSDNQPLLHRRRRRPASPNPYRGRPAAFRSAPTTAEGDSPDDHQNPVPTEPVPEPTPAPPGADAGPSQPSFSARHRYRTTIPSEAALARRPDAPASLLMMKGCLDSLWAESMDQMGDASPLAQMDRFSKSWAKTHAESLVLNQSFHTLHHESKELQERVSELELQLNDPAQASYVLRAEIQALTNQTDRQKRSLIQVKDELRAMREEKAASEAGFQQQLAHQAQEIQSKNTLLQDKNNKLEVQAAQLETQAAELRELKAELSQSRAALTGVSTALTVYQEGEEDRWGTLGYDRALYDGWSHQATARTGLPELYPSNRLLES; encoded by the exons ATGCCTTCAGCTGAAGTTTTGTATCGAGCGTCGGAGGTTCTGCCTCTGCCCCTCGATGACCTGGAGATAATGCGGCGCAGTCGGGCAATCTTGGGcaggaggctactccctcaccTTGGGTCTGCCGTAGTCGGGGCAGCGACTCAGCCTGCTCCCAGCCCTGCCCTACACGCCGCTTCTCCTTCCTCTGCCGCCTTGAGCCGAGGTCGGGGCCAAGCCACTCGCCCGGTCAGAAGCGCCTTCCGAGGAGCCTCGCGATCATCCAGACGCGGTCGCGCAGCTCTTCATCGCGCAGGTCCGAGCTCATCCGGACGGGGCGACACAGACAGGGGTGCGGCGGCCTCTTCCCTGGGTCAGCCTTGCTCTGATGATTCTGACTCTGAtaaccagcccctgcttcacaggCGGCGTCGAAGACCAG CTTCTCCTAACCCCTACAGGGGGCGACCAGCTGCGTTCCGCTCTGCTCCTACTACTGCAGAGGGAGACAGCCCCGACGATCATCAAAACCCGGTGCCCACTGAGCCTGTTCCTGAGCCAACTCCGGCCCCTCCTGGTGCTGacgccggcccttctcaaccttcctTCTCCGCCCGCCATCGTTACAGGACTACCATCCCCTCTGAAGCTGCTCTAGCTCGGCGGCCCGACGCCCCCGCAAGCCTCCTGATGATGAAAGGCTGTCTCGACagtttgtgggcagagagcatggaTCAAATGGGTGACGCATCTCCATTAGCCCAGATGGACaggttctcgaagtcctgggctaaa actcatgcagaatccCTAGTGCTGAACCAATCTTTCCACACTCTtcatcatgaaagcaaagaactccAGGAGAGAGTCTCTGAATTAGAGTTACAATTGAACGACCCCGCCCAGGCTAGTTATGTTTTGCGAGCGGAGATTCAGGCCCTAACCAATCAGACCGACCGACAGAAACGGTCCCTGATACAGGTGAAGGATGAGCTCCGAGCTATGAGGGAGGAGAAAGCTGCATCTGAGGCGGGGTTTCAGCAGCAACTAGCCCACCAAGCTCAGGAAATACAATCCAAGAATACTCTTCTGCAGGACAAGAACAATAAACTGGAGGTCCAGGCGGCACAGTTGGAGACTCAGGCAGCTGAATTGCGGGAGCTGAAAGCAGAACTGTCACAGTCCCGAGCGGCGTTAACTGGGGTATCCACCGCCTTAAccgtctatcaagaaggagaggaggacC GCTGGGGCACGCTTGGCTACGACCGTGCCCTATACGACGGCTGGAGTCATCAGGCAACTGCACGCACAGGGCTTCCTGAGCTCTATCCCTCCAACAGACTTCTTGAATCATGA